From the genome of Pseudomonas yamanorum, one region includes:
- the tssB gene encoding type VI secretion system contractile sheath small subunit: MAKQSSQKFIARNRAPRVQIEYDVELYGAEKKVQLPFVMGVMADLAGKPAEPLAPVADRKFLEVDVDNFDSRLKAMQPRVAFHVPNELTGEGNLSLDITFESMDDFSPAAVARKVDSLNKLLEARTQLANLLTYMDGKTGAEEIIMKAIKDPALLQALASAPKPAGDQ; the protein is encoded by the coding sequence GTGGCGAAGCAAAGTTCTCAGAAATTCATCGCGCGCAACCGTGCGCCTCGGGTGCAGATCGAGTACGACGTCGAGCTCTACGGCGCCGAGAAAAAGGTCCAGCTGCCCTTCGTCATGGGCGTGATGGCCGATCTCGCCGGCAAGCCCGCGGAGCCTCTGGCGCCTGTGGCCGACCGCAAGTTCCTTGAAGTGGACGTCGACAACTTCGACTCGCGCCTCAAGGCCATGCAGCCACGCGTCGCGTTCCACGTACCCAACGAGCTGACCGGCGAAGGCAACCTGAGCCTGGACATCACCTTCGAAAGCATGGACGACTTCAGCCCCGCTGCCGTGGCACGCAAGGTCGACTCGCTGAACAAGCTGCTCGAAGCCCGCACGCAGCTGGCCAACCTGCTGACCTACATGGACGGCAAGACCGGCGCTGAAGAAATCATCATGAAAGCGATCAAGGACCCGGCATTGCTGCAGGCCCTTGCGAGCGCGCCGAAGCCGGCAGGGGACCAGTAA
- the tssA gene encoding type VI secretion system protein TssA, which translates to MDVPLLLAAVSATSPCGEDLEYDADYLHLERAAQGQPERSMGDSILPAEPPEWRSIQQQSLDLLQRSKDLRITHFLLQSALALQGIAGLADALTLINALLREYWADLHPRLDADDDNDPTVRINALSGVTSDANIRLLREAILTRSRTFGPVSLRAALNASGLQSFPGESLGAEQLNGAFLDSDAEQLQATHDALNAARAACEAIEQYVSDKVGSAQGVDLGPLRQLLKQAVQILNQYAPHSGAASEPEVVSDDNAPSVEYAAAPVAARPTGDIASRDEVLRSLDKILAYYTRHEPSSPLPVLLNRAKNLVHADFAAIVRNLIPDGMSQFENLRGPDSE; encoded by the coding sequence GTGGATGTGCCTCTGCTGCTCGCCGCCGTTTCCGCGACTTCGCCTTGTGGCGAAGACTTGGAATATGACGCCGATTATTTGCATCTTGAGCGTGCCGCACAGGGTCAACCCGAGCGCAGCATGGGCGACTCGATCCTGCCTGCCGAACCTCCGGAATGGCGCAGCATCCAGCAGCAAAGCCTCGACCTCCTGCAACGCAGCAAAGACCTGCGCATCACCCATTTCCTGTTGCAAAGCGCCCTCGCCCTCCAAGGCATCGCAGGGCTTGCCGACGCGCTCACGTTGATCAACGCGCTGCTGCGCGAATACTGGGCCGACCTGCATCCGCGCCTGGATGCCGATGACGACAACGACCCCACCGTGCGCATCAACGCCCTCAGCGGCGTGACCAGCGACGCGAACATCCGCCTGCTGCGCGAAGCCATTCTGACCCGTTCGCGTACCTTCGGCCCCGTCAGCCTGCGCGCTGCGCTGAATGCCAGCGGGCTGCAGAGTTTCCCCGGCGAAAGCCTCGGCGCCGAACAGCTCAACGGCGCGTTCCTCGACAGTGATGCCGAGCAACTGCAGGCCACCCACGACGCGCTGAACGCCGCCCGCGCCGCCTGTGAAGCCATCGAACAATACGTCAGCGACAAGGTCGGTTCCGCCCAGGGCGTGGACCTTGGCCCCTTGAGGCAACTGCTCAAGCAGGCCGTGCAGATACTCAACCAATACGCCCCACACAGCGGCGCCGCCAGCGAGCCCGAGGTTGTCAGTGACGACAATGCCCCCTCGGTTGAATACGCCGCCGCGCCCGTTGCCGCACGCCCGACCGGGGACATCGCGAGCCGCGATGAAGTGCTGCGCAGCCTCGACAAAATCCTTGCGTACTACACCCGCCACGAGCCTTCGAGCCCGCTGCCGGTGCTGTTGAACCGAGCGAAGAATCTGGTGCACGCCGACTTTGCGGCCATCGTGCGCAACCTGATTCCCGACGGCATGTCCCAATTTGAAAATCTGCGCGGGCCGGACAGCGAATAA
- the tagH gene encoding type VI secretion system-associated FHA domain protein TagH has translation MSLCLTITSYHKITPGQCPEKSMNQGVMAIGRGPENDWILPDPERLVSTQHCVIQYKDGRYYLTDNSTNGVELVNAGIRLRRGNSEPLQDGELIRIGDYEIQARIDFNLKVTDTPSFTGDASNSFEALMGAAVKAPTPQPVIAPQFQGASSMDTLPDLFDFLAPTSVPPATVHDHVPAELHDFRPPTPLPVAEPPAPVASGSIIPDDWDLFGDAPAPKPVAPPPLPAPTPIIEPPKVEQPLPVADANQPDLLQAFLRGAGLDQLRLDKAQAEAQMESIGRSYRLMVEGLIDVLRARSSLKGEFRMQQTVIQPVENNPLKFAPNADEALLLLLRHSNQAFMAPDVAVRDSFDDLRAHQLAVMAGVEAAIKHLLTRFEPAQLEERMGKPGGLSSIFNGSRQAQYWQQFTELYSNISREAQEDFQDLFGREFSRAYEEHSSRQRH, from the coding sequence ATGTCGCTGTGTTTGACTATCACTAGTTATCACAAGATTACCCCTGGCCAGTGCCCTGAAAAGTCCATGAATCAGGGAGTGATGGCTATTGGCCGTGGTCCCGAAAATGACTGGATACTGCCTGATCCCGAGCGCCTGGTTTCCACGCAGCATTGCGTTATTCAATACAAAGATGGTCGTTATTATTTAACTGATAACAGCACTAACGGTGTTGAGTTAGTCAACGCCGGCATCCGTTTGCGCCGGGGAAACAGTGAGCCATTGCAAGACGGTGAACTGATCCGCATCGGTGATTACGAAATCCAGGCACGTATCGATTTCAACCTGAAAGTGACAGATACCCCGTCTTTCACTGGTGATGCCTCCAACAGTTTCGAAGCCCTGATGGGCGCCGCCGTGAAGGCCCCGACGCCACAACCGGTGATCGCGCCGCAGTTCCAGGGCGCCTCGTCGATGGACACCCTGCCGGATCTGTTCGACTTCCTCGCACCCACCAGCGTCCCGCCGGCTACCGTGCATGATCACGTGCCGGCCGAGCTACACGACTTCCGCCCGCCCACACCGCTGCCCGTGGCTGAACCGCCTGCGCCGGTAGCCTCGGGCTCAATCATTCCCGACGACTGGGATTTGTTTGGCGATGCCCCGGCACCCAAGCCTGTTGCGCCGCCACCACTACCTGCTCCAACACCGATCATCGAGCCGCCCAAGGTTGAGCAGCCGCTCCCGGTGGCTGACGCCAACCAACCCGATTTGCTGCAAGCCTTCCTGCGCGGTGCCGGCCTCGATCAGTTGCGCCTGGACAAGGCCCAGGCCGAAGCCCAAATGGAAAGCATCGGCCGCAGCTACCGGTTGATGGTCGAAGGCCTGATCGACGTACTGCGTGCCCGCAGCAGCCTCAAGGGCGAGTTCCGCATGCAACAGACGGTGATTCAACCGGTGGAAAACAATCCGTTGAAATTCGCTCCCAACGCCGATGAAGCGTTACTGCTGCTCCTTCGTCACAGCAACCAAGCGTTTATGGCGCCGGACGTGGCGGTTCGCGACAGTTTCGACGATCTGCGCGCTCACCAACTGGCCGTCATGGCCGGGGTCGAAGCCGCCATCAAGCACCTGCTGACGCGCTTTGAGCCGGCGCAGCTCGAAGAACGCATGGGCAAGCCCGGCGGGCTGTCGAGCATTTTCAACGGTTCGCGCCAGGCCCAGTACTGGCAGCAGTTCACCGAGCTCTACAGCAATATTTCCCGCGAGGCCCAGGAAGATTTCCAGGACTTGTTCGGGCGTGAATTCAGCCGTGCCTACGAAGAGCACAGCAGCCGACAGCGTCACTAA
- the tssJ gene encoding type VI secretion system lipoprotein TssJ translates to MIPRFLLAAATALLLTACAKDAAKPEAPEAEADTAAVELHFHAIAGLNPGANGQAAPVRVRIFELKNAATFSRSDYFALADRAQSTLGLDLLDQDEVVIQPGQQLSIQRDLDPSTRQIGLLVGYRELDRAVWRTVLNVPARQYTEYQISLDVHAVRADVVVPPSSPAQ, encoded by the coding sequence ATGATTCCCAGGTTTTTACTCGCAGCCGCCACCGCGCTTCTGCTGACGGCGTGTGCCAAGGACGCGGCCAAACCCGAAGCCCCCGAGGCTGAGGCAGACACCGCCGCCGTCGAGCTGCATTTCCACGCCATCGCCGGGCTCAACCCCGGTGCCAATGGCCAGGCAGCCCCGGTACGGGTGCGGATTTTCGAACTGAAAAACGCCGCCACCTTCAGCCGTTCCGACTACTTCGCCTTGGCCGATCGCGCCCAGTCGACCCTCGGCCTCGACCTGCTCGACCAGGACGAAGTGGTGATCCAGCCCGGCCAGCAATTGAGCATCCAGCGCGACCTCGACCCGTCCACCCGCCAGATTGGCCTGCTGGTGGGCTATCGCGAACTGGATCGCGCCGTGTGGCGCACCGTGCTTAACGTGCCGGCGCGCCAATACACCGAATACCAGATCAGCCTCGATGTGCATGCCGTGCGTGCCGACGTCGTGGTTCCCCCATCCAGCCCTGCTCAATAA
- the tssK gene encoding type VI secretion system baseplate subunit TssK codes for MSWNNRVVWSEGMFIGTQHFQQHDRYLENLIDARSRPLSAGAWGFSELLIDQGLLAQGKLAIVSARGLLPDGTPFNIPQDDLAPSPLNIDDHLRDGLVYLALPLKRAGARDTVDEGEALEAARYVSQVREVRDDNAPFENRAPVAVGSRALRLLTAQDGISDYAAIGLVRIKEKRADRALVLDESYIPPVLDVAASKPLTAFRSELLGLLHQRGEALAGRVVASGAGGASEIADFMLLQLVNRAQPLIQHLSQLSPLHPERFFSELVSLAGEFSTFSTTGRRPQEYPQYQHDDLALSFTPVMQALREALSMLIDSKATPIPIVEKAYGVHVAMLADKTLIDSASFILVVRADVPGETLRARFGQQSKVGSVEHIRDLVNLQLPGIGLLPLPVAPRQIPYHAGSTYYELDRGSEHWQQLSNSGGFAFHIAGQFPGLNLAFWAIRG; via the coding sequence ATGTCCTGGAACAATCGCGTGGTCTGGTCGGAAGGCATGTTCATCGGAACGCAGCACTTCCAGCAGCATGACCGTTACCTGGAAAACCTGATCGATGCGCGCAGCCGCCCGTTGTCGGCAGGGGCCTGGGGCTTCTCCGAATTGTTGATCGACCAGGGCCTGTTGGCCCAGGGCAAGCTGGCGATTGTCTCGGCGCGCGGTTTGTTGCCCGACGGCACGCCGTTCAATATTCCCCAGGACGACCTGGCGCCGAGCCCGTTGAACATCGACGACCACCTGCGTGATGGCCTGGTCTACCTGGCGCTGCCCCTCAAGCGTGCCGGCGCCCGCGACACCGTCGACGAAGGCGAAGCCCTGGAAGCGGCGCGCTATGTCAGCCAGGTGCGCGAAGTGCGCGACGACAACGCCCCCTTTGAAAACCGTGCGCCGGTGGCGGTCGGTTCTCGTGCCCTGCGGCTGTTGACCGCCCAGGATGGCATCAGCGATTACGCGGCCATCGGCCTGGTGCGCATCAAGGAAAAACGCGCCGACCGCGCCCTGGTGCTGGACGAGAGCTACATCCCGCCGGTACTCGACGTGGCCGCCAGCAAACCGCTGACCGCGTTTCGCAGCGAACTGCTGGGCCTGCTGCACCAGCGCGGCGAGGCGTTGGCCGGGCGCGTAGTGGCCTCGGGCGCTGGTGGCGCTTCGGAAATCGCCGACTTCATGCTGCTGCAACTGGTCAACCGCGCCCAGCCGCTGATCCAGCACCTGAGCCAGTTGAGCCCGCTGCACCCGGAGCGTTTCTTCAGTGAGCTGGTGAGCCTGGCCGGCGAGTTCTCGACCTTCTCCACCACTGGCCGCCGCCCCCAGGAATACCCGCAATACCAACATGACGACCTGGCCCTGAGCTTCACCCCGGTGATGCAGGCCCTGCGTGAAGCACTGTCGATGCTGATCGACAGCAAGGCCACGCCGATCCCGATTGTCGAGAAAGCCTACGGCGTGCACGTGGCGATGCTGGCCGACAAAACCTTGATCGACAGCGCCAGTTTCATCTTGGTGGTGCGTGCCGATGTGCCGGGCGAAACTCTGCGCGCGCGTTTCGGCCAGCAAAGCAAAGTCGGCTCGGTGGAACACATCCGCGACCTGGTCAACCTGCAACTGCCGGGCATCGGCCTGCTGCCGCTGCCGGTGGCGCCACGGCAGATTCCGTACCACGCAGGCAGCACCTATTACGAGTTGGACCGGGGCAGCGAGCACTGGCAGCAACTGAGTAATTCCGGCGGTTTTGCGTTCCACATCGCCGGCCAGTTCCCGGGGTTGAACCTGGCTTTCTGGGCCATCCGAGGATAA
- a CDS encoding DotU family type VI secretion system protein, with product MHPNDDDRTQFMPRPGGRAPEPVRAEPAPLSMPAAPILTGKAQGLNPLESAAGPLLSLLTRLRNTISHPAPSSLRAQLLAYLRQFEERAEAAGVARNDVLLARYALCTALDEAVLSTPWGSASDWGKQSLLITVHNEAWGGEKVFQLLDHCLQSPRERLYLLELLYLCLCLGFEGRYRVMNDGRSQLEALRERTAAAIRSARGEHERELSPHWRGVTVARDRLAQFMPPWIAVAIGVALLLALLFGLRMKLASDAEPVFKNIHALGEIPVQAIDRPVAQPKIIERPRLAGFLVEDIKAGRVAVEDAVDRSVVTIRGDELFASASSSIVDDFQPLMLRIADAIRKVKGQVRVTGHSDNRPIATLRFPSNWALSEARAKSVLEILAAKTGQAERFSAEGRSDTEPVATNATAEGRARNRRVEITVLAEGVE from the coding sequence ATGCATCCCAATGATGATGACCGCACCCAGTTCATGCCGCGCCCGGGTGGCCGCGCACCGGAGCCTGTTCGTGCAGAGCCGGCGCCGCTGTCGATGCCCGCTGCGCCGATCCTGACCGGCAAGGCCCAGGGCCTGAACCCGCTGGAAAGCGCCGCCGGCCCGTTGCTGTCGCTGCTGACGCGCTTGCGCAACACGATTTCGCACCCGGCGCCGTCGAGCCTGCGCGCACAATTGCTGGCCTACCTGCGCCAGTTTGAAGAGCGTGCCGAGGCTGCCGGCGTGGCCCGCAATGACGTGCTGCTGGCGCGTTACGCGCTGTGCACCGCCCTCGATGAAGCTGTGCTGAGTACGCCGTGGGGCAGTGCCAGTGACTGGGGCAAGCAGAGCTTGCTGATCACCGTGCACAACGAAGCCTGGGGTGGCGAAAAGGTCTTCCAGTTGCTGGATCACTGCCTGCAAAGCCCGCGGGAGCGCCTGTACCTGCTGGAACTGCTGTACCTGTGCCTGTGCCTGGGTTTCGAAGGTCGCTACCGCGTGATGAACGACGGCCGTAGCCAGCTGGAAGCCTTGCGCGAGCGTACCGCGGCGGCGATTCGCAGTGCCCGTGGCGAACATGAGCGCGAGCTGTCGCCCCATTGGCGCGGCGTAACCGTGGCCCGTGATCGCCTGGCGCAGTTCATGCCGCCGTGGATCGCCGTGGCCATCGGCGTGGCATTGTTGCTGGCGTTGCTGTTCGGATTGCGGATGAAACTGGCGTCGGATGCCGAGCCGGTGTTCAAGAATATTCATGCCCTGGGCGAGATCCCGGTGCAGGCCATCGACCGTCCGGTCGCACAGCCGAAAATCATCGAGCGGCCACGCCTGGCGGGCTTCCTGGTGGAAGACATCAAGGCCGGTCGCGTGGCGGTGGAAGATGCTGTCGACCGCTCCGTGGTGACCATCCGTGGCGATGAACTGTTCGCCTCGGCCAGCTCCAGCATCGTCGATGACTTCCAGCCACTGATGCTGCGCATTGCCGACGCCATCCGCAAGGTCAAGGGCCAGGTGCGGGTCACCGGCCACAGCGATAACCGCCCGATTGCGACCCTGCGGTTCCCGTCCAACTGGGCGCTGTCCGAGGCGCGGGCCAAGTCGGTGCTGGAGATTCTCGCGGCCAAGACCGGCCAGGCGGAACGCTTCAGTGCCGAGGGCCGTAGCGACACCGAGCCGGTGGCGACCAACGCCACTGCTGAAGGCCGTGCGCGCAATCGCCGGGTAGAAATCACCGTATTGGCGGAGGGGGTCGAGTGA
- the tssM gene encoding type VI secretion system membrane subunit TssM, translating to MKAFFSFVIRWVIPLLGLIALSLIIWFVGPLLDVLVPEGRRWALIILVFAVWIAYRVFRIIQARRQAAEVMRSLAAETPPDPASVATAEELATLRQRMDEALALLKKAKLGGDERRNLYELPWYVIIGPPGSGKTTALVNSGLHFPLAAQLGAGAVRGVGGTRNCDWWFTDQAVLLDTAGRYTTQDSNSTVDKAAWLGFLDLLKKQRSRRPIDGAFIAISLSDLLLGSDAERAAHAAAIRLRIQELYTQLGVRFPIYLMLTKLDLVPGFMEFFDNLSKEERAQVWGMTFALDDGKNSDSPLAHLQSEFAGLEQRLNERLVERLQQERDPARRDLIYGFPQQFGALKDCLQGFLEGVFKPNAFEERVLLRGVYFTSGTQEGSPIDRLIGAMAQSMNLDRQHLARQTGTGRSYFIEKLFTAVAFAERGLVGVNPKVERRRKWIARGVLAATVALVLVVSTLWWVSYRANQAYIAQVDQKVAPLGQTVQNLSPAQREVLAVLPLLNAVKNLAGDSPSWSEGLGLYQGDMLEAESASVYRKLLIAVFAPRLVTRIEEQLHGGGNSDFLYEGLKAYLMLADSEHYDPDFIKAWIALDWDRNLPRDLPADQRQALIGHLQALFERHPPSARLDPRLIDDLRRQLQQLPVAQRVYDRIKRQKLPEGVPDFRINEAAGRDAALVFSRKSGKPLGEPLSGFFTAKGYRQGFLLTSLNQTGTLAEEQWVLGREPADQQNVVSLAADVRRLYFQDYQRQWDALLADIDFVPITSVAQAADVLRVISGPTSPLKKLLVAVSKETDLQAEERLLAAKGAPVEGGVDKLKERLGGLLGQDQPTANAPAASEDPVTAHFAELNSIVSKNEGEPAAIDGLLADMNALYVQVSAMVGASGDALLGEAKNQAAAAATRVSLNAERQPPLVQGMVKSVVNSTTNSMMGGVRNQLNAAWVSEVVNVYRQSLAGRYPMSPGSARDATLDDFGQFFGVGGVMDNYFRKYLQPYVDTSTQTWRWQPGAAQKLGIAPGVLQTFQRAATIRDAFFRAGGTQPIVRFELKPVAMDATITQFLLDLDGQQLSYDHGPSRPVAMQWPNPGSIGVVRISIMPPSASGRSGVTLDGPWAWFRLLEQSDLTAGNSPDRFNLRLRVDGASISYELRANSAFNPFKSRVLNGFSLPERL from the coding sequence GTGAAGGCGTTTTTCAGTTTTGTGATTCGCTGGGTGATCCCGTTGCTGGGCCTGATCGCCTTGAGCCTGATCATCTGGTTCGTGGGGCCGTTGCTCGATGTGCTGGTGCCGGAAGGACGCCGCTGGGCGCTGATCATCCTGGTGTTCGCGGTGTGGATTGCCTACCGCGTGTTCCGGATTATCCAGGCCCGTCGCCAGGCCGCCGAAGTGATGCGCAGCCTCGCCGCGGAAACCCCGCCAGACCCGGCCAGCGTCGCCACCGCCGAAGAGCTGGCGACCCTGCGCCAGCGCATGGACGAAGCCCTGGCCCTGTTGAAAAAGGCCAAGCTGGGCGGTGACGAGCGCCGCAACCTGTATGAGCTGCCGTGGTACGTGATCATCGGCCCGCCGGGTTCGGGCAAGACCACCGCGCTGGTCAATTCCGGGCTGCACTTTCCCTTGGCCGCGCAGTTGGGTGCCGGTGCTGTGCGGGGCGTGGGCGGTACGCGCAATTGCGATTGGTGGTTTACCGACCAAGCCGTATTGCTCGACACCGCCGGCCGCTACACCACCCAGGACAGCAACTCCACGGTGGATAAAGCCGCTTGGCTGGGCTTCCTCGACCTGCTGAAAAAGCAGCGTTCCCGGCGCCCGATTGATGGTGCGTTTATCGCCATCAGCCTCTCGGACCTGCTGCTGGGCAGCGACGCCGAGCGTGCCGCCCATGCCGCCGCGATCCGCCTGCGTATCCAGGAGCTGTACACCCAACTGGGCGTGCGCTTCCCGATCTATCTGATGCTGACCAAGCTCGACTTGGTGCCGGGCTTCATGGAGTTCTTCGACAACCTGAGCAAGGAAGAGCGCGCCCAGGTGTGGGGCATGACCTTCGCCCTCGACGACGGCAAGAACAGCGACAGCCCGCTGGCCCATTTGCAAAGCGAATTCGCCGGTCTGGAGCAGCGCCTCAACGAGCGCCTGGTGGAACGCCTGCAACAGGAACGCGACCCGGCGCGGCGCGACCTGATCTACGGCTTCCCGCAGCAGTTCGGCGCGTTGAAGGATTGCCTGCAAGGCTTCCTCGAAGGCGTGTTCAAACCCAACGCCTTTGAAGAGCGGGTTTTGCTGCGCGGCGTGTACTTCACCAGCGGCACCCAGGAGGGCAGCCCGATTGACCGCTTGATCGGCGCCATGGCCCAGAGCATGAACCTGGACCGCCAGCACCTGGCGCGTCAGACCGGCACCGGGCGTAGCTACTTCATCGAAAAACTGTTCACCGCCGTGGCGTTTGCCGAGCGTGGCCTGGTGGGCGTCAATCCGAAGGTCGAGCGCCGTCGCAAGTGGATTGCCCGTGGCGTGTTGGCCGCAACCGTGGCGTTGGTGCTGGTGGTCAGTACCCTGTGGTGGGTGAGTTATCGCGCCAACCAGGCCTACATCGCCCAGGTTGACCAGAAGGTCGCACCGCTGGGCCAGACCGTGCAGAACCTGAGCCCGGCGCAGCGCGAAGTACTGGCGGTGCTGCCGCTGCTCAACGCCGTGAAGAACCTGGCGGGTGACTCGCCGAGCTGGTCCGAAGGGTTAGGCCTGTATCAGGGCGACATGCTCGAAGCCGAATCCGCCAGCGTCTACCGCAAGCTGTTGATCGCCGTGTTCGCGCCCCGTTTGGTGACGCGCATCGAAGAGCAACTGCACGGCGGCGGCAATTCCGACTTCCTCTACGAAGGCTTGAAGGCCTACCTGATGCTCGCCGACAGCGAGCATTACGACCCGGACTTCATCAAGGCCTGGATCGCCCTGGACTGGGACCGCAACCTGCCACGGGACCTGCCGGCGGATCAGCGCCAGGCATTGATCGGACACTTGCAGGCCTTGTTCGAGCGGCACCCACCCAGCGCCCGGCTGGACCCGCGCTTGATTGACGATCTGCGCCGGCAACTGCAGCAACTGCCGGTGGCCCAGCGCGTCTACGACCGGATCAAGCGCCAGAAACTGCCGGAAGGCGTGCCGGACTTTCGCATCAACGAAGCGGCGGGCCGTGATGCCGCGCTGGTGTTCAGTCGCAAAAGTGGCAAGCCGTTGGGTGAGCCGTTGAGCGGCTTCTTCACCGCCAAGGGTTATCGCCAGGGCTTTCTGCTGACCAGCCTGAACCAGACCGGCACCCTCGCTGAAGAGCAATGGGTGCTGGGCCGCGAGCCGGCGGATCAACAGAACGTGGTCAGCCTCGCAGCCGACGTGCGCCGCCTGTACTTCCAGGACTATCAACGCCAGTGGGACGCCTTGCTGGCTGACATCGACTTTGTGCCGATTACCAGCGTGGCCCAGGCGGCCGACGTTTTGCGGGTGATTTCCGGGCCGACCTCGCCGCTGAAGAAGCTGCTGGTGGCGGTCTCCAAGGAGACAGACCTGCAGGCGGAAGAACGCCTGCTGGCCGCCAAGGGCGCACCGGTGGAAGGTGGCGTGGACAAGCTCAAGGAACGCCTCGGCGGCTTGCTCGGCCAGGACCAACCAACTGCAAATGCACCAGCGGCCAGTGAAGATCCGGTGACGGCGCACTTCGCCGAACTCAATAGCATCGTCAGCAAGAACGAAGGCGAACCAGCGGCAATTGATGGCCTGCTGGCGGACATGAATGCGCTGTATGTGCAGGTCAGCGCCATGGTCGGCGCCAGTGGCGATGCATTACTCGGCGAAGCGAAAAACCAGGCGGCGGCTGCGGCCACGCGGGTCAGCTTGAATGCCGAACGCCAGCCGCCGCTGGTGCAGGGCATGGTCAAGTCGGTGGTCAACTCCACCACCAACAGCATGATGGGCGGGGTGCGTAACCAGCTGAATGCGGCGTGGGTCAGCGAAGTGGTGAACGTGTACCGCCAGTCCCTGGCCGGGCGCTATCCGATGTCGCCCGGCAGTGCGCGGGACGCGACTCTGGATGATTTCGGGCAGTTCTTTGGGGTGGGCGGGGTGATGGACAATTACTTCCGCAAGTACCTGCAACCTTACGTCGACACCTCCACCCAAACCTGGCGCTGGCAGCCGGGCGCGGCGCAGAAACTCGGCATCGCGCCGGGCGTGCTGCAAACCTTCCAGCGCGCGGCGACCATTCGTGACGCGTTTTTCCGCGCCGGTGGCACCCAGCCGATCGTGCGCTTTGAACTCAAGCCGGTGGCGATGGACGCGACCATCACCCAGTTCCTGTTGGACCTGGACGGCCAGCAACTGAGCTACGACCACGGCCCGAGCCGCCCGGTTGCGATGCAGTGGCCGAATCCCGGCAGCATTGGTGTGGTGCGCATTTCCATCATGCCGCCGTCAGCCAGCGGACGCTCCGGCGTGACGCTGGACGGCCCGTGGGCGTGGTTCCGGTTGCTGGAGCAATCGGACCTGACCGCCGGTAATTCACCGGACCGTTTCAACCTGCGCCTGCGGGTCGACGGCGCGAGCATCTCCTACGAGTTGCGGGCCAACAGCGCCTTCAACCCGTTCAAGAGTCGCGTGCTTAACGGCTTCAGCCTGCCGGAGCGTCTATGA
- the tagF gene encoding type VI secretion system-associated protein TagF, whose product MTTLGFYGKLACRGDFVSRALPQSFIGPWDRWLASGLLASQTRLGADWLNAYLVSPLWRFVLAPGVCGPDAAVGVVMPSIDRVGRYFPLTVAALLDHDSDPASVVSGPDAWFEQVEELLLSTLDAGATFEGFSDGIESLGAPACQPRTLGSRFAGLQRVAATDPQARMTALAEQACEGASLWWGRGSQQISPGLLRCQGLPAADDFAQFLLGQEGVV is encoded by the coding sequence ATGACCACGCTGGGTTTCTACGGCAAATTGGCGTGCCGCGGCGACTTTGTCAGCCGTGCGCTGCCCCAGAGTTTTATCGGTCCTTGGGACCGCTGGCTGGCGTCCGGATTGCTCGCCAGCCAGACCCGCCTGGGGGCTGACTGGTTGAACGCTTACCTGGTCAGCCCGCTGTGGCGCTTTGTGTTGGCACCGGGTGTGTGCGGGCCGGACGCGGCGGTGGGCGTGGTGATGCCGAGCATCGACCGGGTAGGGCGCTATTTCCCGCTGACCGTGGCTGCGCTGTTGGATCACGACAGCGATCCGGCCTCCGTCGTCAGCGGCCCGGACGCTTGGTTTGAACAGGTGGAAGAACTGCTGCTGAGCACGCTGGATGCCGGTGCCACCTTCGAAGGTTTCAGCGACGGGATCGAATCCCTCGGCGCTCCAGCCTGCCAACCACGCACCTTGGGTAGCCGCTTTGCCGGCCTGCAACGCGTCGCTGCCACAGACCCGCAAGCGCGAATGACTGCGCTTGCCGAACAGGCCTGCGAAGGTGCAAGCCTGTGGTGGGGCCGTGGTTCGCAACAGATTTCCCCCGGTTTATTGCGGTGTCAGGGCCTGCCTGCCGCCGACGATTTTGCGCAATTTTTGCTTGGCCAAGAAGGTGTTGTGTAG